The DNA segment AGAGTACAGTGAGTGGAGGCAAATAATAAGGCTAATATAAACTAATTTCTAGTGGAGATATTTAACATTAAACTGCTTCCAAAACGTTATGTTCATCCTTACAGCATCAAAGTAGTGTTTATACTAAAAGAATCAAAGGTGCATTGGAAGATACATTGCAAAGAACAGCTCTAATTTTACCTCCTTCAGTTTGTCAGTCAGAACTTTAATCTCCTCTTCATACTTATCTTCTTTCTGTGAGTACTGTAATTAGAAAGAGGATCAGTGGTATTAGATGGGTATTCTAAATATACCAAAAAACCCTCACATTCAAAAGTCTTGTAAATAGATTAGCTATACACAAGAAATTGTTatatgcaaaacaaaattaattccacTTGGAAGGCTGTGGTAATGTGGTTTATTACAAGAGTCAAACTTCCCTTGAGTTACATTCCAGTGCAATATGGTGGGAACTCTGAGAAGAAATTAGTACTACAGTTTTAAAGAGGAATGTCTTTTGGAGAAATTTAATGTTAGTACACAATGCCATTTTAAGGGACACTCTATAATGAACCTTTAATCCTGTCAGAGTACTCAGCAGAACATGTGGCCAAATAATACTGATATATTTGGAACTACAAGACACGTTGTGTTCCAATAGGAGCCAAATATGAACTGAGGAGTAAATCCAAATGCCTCTATTGACAGCAGCCCTGAAGAAAGGCTGCAAAGTGAGCAGCATACCAAGGAAATCCCATTGGCCAGATGACAATGCAAGGGGCACATTCTCACATAAGTCTCTAGCCTACCTTCTCAGCCTGAGCCTCCAGCGACTTCAGGTTGTTGGTCACAGTTTTCAATTCCTCTTCAAGCTCAGCACATTTGCTGTTATTTtggagggaaggcaggaaagAGGAGGATGGAAGATTCAgtcaaggaaaagaaacaggagaaaatagGGGGAAAAGATAGAgaataatgaaaacaattacAGGGCAAAAGAACAGCCTCAAAAGCAGCTGATCCATCACAGATTGAAAGCAACTCTTTGTGATGCTGAATGCCAGTTCAAGTGCACATTAAGACAATGACCAGACAGAAATTTATCTACAGCTCTTGGCTCCACAGAAACATTTACAGAGCTTTCACATGTGAGACAGTTCAGCTTCTTTTGGCTGCACAGGAGATCAGTTTTGAAGACAAAAATCaatgaataaacaaaaaaagagacCAAAGAAAATCACCAAAGCAAGATGCCAAGAGAGTGAAGAGCATAGCAAGGACTCGTTACTACTGAGTGAGCTAACTGTCTACAGAAGCTGAAACACTTGGGTTGCAGTTAAATCTAAAAACTGTTCATTAGTATCAGTACCTTATCCTCTGCAGCCATTAATGCTTTCAAGGTTTGATCCATTATTCTTAACTGTTCTTCCAGCTGTCGGACTTGGCTGTTAGTGAACACATGAAATGCACAAAAGCCATTCACAAAATCAGTGTGCAGGTACAGCATGCAGtgacaaaacacacacacacagaagaaCACATTTACTTTGGCAATGACCATTTACTTCAACAATTTCAGTTAACaagcaaaacacagctctgagctgaatACACAACGTGCTGCCAACGTTCCATGCAGTTATAGCTCTCTTCTAGCACCACACACATCTCAGGGCAGCTCCACACTTACCTTTCTGAGAGCTCAGCACGCTCCTCAGCACGCTCCAGGTCACTCTCAATGATCACCAGCTTACGAGCCACCTACAGGGACAAGGGACAATCAGGGATGTTATTGTAACAGGGATGTTATTATGTAACACAGGGATGTGTTAGTTGCTGCATTACACGTCACCTGTTTCTAGAACCTACAAAGCAGGGGGCCAGGCCTCTTCATTTTTTGGTCAACACATGAGTTTTGATTATGTGGTATCCTCATTATTAATTTGAGACTTAGTTATCTCACATTTTTCAAGACATTCCTCTCATTCACCAAAAGGCAACTGAAAAATACTTCTATCCCTAAGAGCTTAGGGAATACCCtcaaacattttaatgaaagatCTGAGCACAAATCTCCTGTCACCTTGTCCCTTGAGGTATCTGAGTGTCTAATTTTCCTCTCACACCTTTGAAGAGTGGTGTTTGTGATCTTTTGAACTTAAAAGgccaaagagaaaaacaaaaattacaggCACAGCCTAATGGGCTTTAGAAAGAGATGACCTGCACTCAAGGACTGACCTCTTCATACTTGCGGTCAGCCTCTTCAGCAATGTGCTTAGCCTCTTTCAGCTGGATCTCCTGGATTTCCATCTTCTCCTCATCCTTCTGGGCTCTGTTTTCAATGACCTTCATTCCTCTGAAAAACGTGAAAAACAGGAAATGCAACATTCAGGGCTTGCCAGTTgatctccagctctgctgcttgtgGTATATGACTTTCAAACAGTTGTATTCAGGTGAATGAAGCACATCAGACAGCTGAGCCTTCACACCATAGGTTTAGTCCCCTGAACTTACATTTCAGAAGTTCAAGGAACAAAGCATGTCTTAGGAAGGAATAAAAAGTGTGATTTATTTAGCTCTTACTGTAGTTCACCTGTAGAATTCTCTCATTTTAAATTGCAGGAAAAACTCACCTTATAGAAAGGTAAATAAGGGGGTTGCTTCTAAAGCCCTAATAAGACTgaaaacatctctgcttttACACACAACAACAGCATGTTGTGACTCTTGCAGGACTGACAAGAATCATGTCTATGGGCCAGACTCCCCTGGGTTTTGCCATGTCAGAGCCCTAgaagctctctgtgctctctaaaagcaaaatttaaattcttcatAACAAGAAAAACTGTATTGCACATGTCTGATCCAAAATTACCTTAAATGTTTCAAAACACACTCTGTGTTTCTGGCACATTTCTTTTCAACAGACTGCATCCTTAGTAACATAGAAATACACATGCAGAATGTGTGGGCTTCTTCCATAATAAAAGGTTCTATCAGAAGTATAAAACACAATTGGAAGAAGAGAGAATATCTTCCAAAGTCACAAATCTTGACTTCCTAACTTACATTATGGACTTGTGAAAATCTGAAGGAATTATCAGTCTCTTTCCTTAACTCACCTTCATGTACCAATCTTGCCAACAGAACCAAAGCCTCTTCCAGCACTTTGCTATTCTACAGGTGAGATTTTCTACCcacaaggaaaacaagaatCACACAATAGCACAAGAGTATCACAAGGAGTTGTCATCTAATAAGAGAAGTCTGTGTGGGGCCAAGCAGTTTTCCCAGGATGTGGTACCAAAAGACCTACCACACTTAAATCTCATCCTCACAACAGAAAAAGAATCCAAGCCCAGATATTTTGGACACTTCTATAGACAAGCTGTAACTGAAGTCTGTGTACAGAAAGGAAGAGCAGATTATGTTCAGAGACCTGGGAGtggtttaatttctttccataACCCACACCCTGGCAATTATGATCTTTGTCATAAGGGGAACAATCCATTCAGGTGTGGCTTCACCCACCTTTCACTCTCATCTGCAGCCttctcagcctcctccagcttCTGCAGGGCAGTAGCCAAGCGCTCCTGAGCACGATCCAACTCTTCCTCAACCAGCTGGATGCGTCTGTTCAGAGAAGCCACTTCACTCTCAGCCTAAGCAcaggaagaacagaaattaattcatCATAAGGCACACATTCCCTTGTGAAAGGTTACCCCATTACCTGCTAGTGCCATTTAACAGCACTTCTGTCATTTCTGACTTCATCCACTAAAAAGTCCATACATAGAGATCTACATCCTTGAATTGTGAAGTTATTGcttaacagaggaaaaaagtgatTAATGCTTGTTTTCAATGAAGTACATCAAGGACTGTACAACTAGTACTAGTAAGAACTGCATGGGAAGAATTATGCATTGTTatccaaatattttcagttattgTATTTGCAGACATTAATTACAGACcttcccttttaaaaatcaaatcaacACAAACTAATTACTCAATTCTTTAGTCACTCCAATTCCTTTATTTATGACCTTTCACCATATTTTGTAAGAACTGTCCTGATATTTCCTTCAGTTCCATAAGAAGGGTTCAGTGTAAACATGTAAACGTGGATCAGCATTTGCAATGAGACAGCTGACACAGAAGGAATATGAGAACATTTAAGAAGTGCCCAAATACACAGAAGTTTTGTGTACAGGCAAGCTGTGCAAGAGTTGACAAAAAAAGGCACCAGCAAGAGCTCTGGTACAGGCAGCAATcccttaaaacattttttttcctcccatatTCCATCCTCAATCTTCCCCTAAATTTGCCTTTCTTGAATTACCTGTTCACTTAACCTTCTGCACAACACTCACAACTCATCTGCCTCTTATCATTACAAGCTATTACATGTTACAGCCTCAAATCTACACTTGCTTAAGTTGCACAGTAAGTTCTAGACCAGTCTTCTTTCAGAAATCTCCTCATTAAACTTACTTTCTTTCAAAACTATATTAAACACAATTATATATAAAGGGTAACTATTCTAAAAAGTTAATTACTTCAGAGAGTAACACTAAATTAGTACTGAAAACTAAcatacataatatatatatttgctaTATGTGAGCAAGTACACATCTGAATTTCCTATGATGTCTAGTTGAGGGGATAGCCAACTCTCTGGCAAAAATAGATCCCAAAAGTATCAGTTTGGTACCTTTTCTTCTCTAACTAGAGGTAGCTGGATACAGTTGCCCACAGCAAAGATTTTGCTGTACATAACACAAGACAGAATAACTTACAGgccagagaaataaaacaacccTTGACATAAAAGCAAGGATGTCCAGCTACAATGACTGAAATTAACACATAAACAGGGAAGCAATTAGATCTTTGAATATTAATATGCATTGATAGTGAATGCATAGAACCAGGAGGAGACTTCATCCTTAGAGACACACATTAATCCAAATATAAAACATGTAGCTATGCAATCATGCAGCAGTATTCAAATCCTGTGGTTTTGGACTTCTGCCTTTAAAACAGTAAGAATATGAACTTTCAcatttaggaaagaaaatgacCTGTCATAAAAGCTACCCTAGGGAAATTTGTTACATTACAAGTTAATGATTATCATGTCAAGACTCCTCGTCATGATAAGAGcataaaatgtgctttaaaaaaacaggGTGACTAAAGTTCAAGTCTTCACTTCCTGCTCCAGTAACTCACTAAGGATTTACCAACCAGCCTTATAAGGCCCCAGTTAttcttctgcagagcaggactTCTCTCCTTATAtggcaaggaaggaaaaaaccccactgacACTGGGGCACTCCCACTGCTACCATGCAAACATAACCTGCGTTTCTGCTGTGGCACTTACACACCACATATTTTTACAATGAGTGATGACTATGACAATGAGTGATAAGTTGCCACTGGGTGTTAATTATCACTGTTAAAGGGGAGATTCTGTTTtccagaaggaggaaaaaaaacatgcattttgaAAAAGTAATTACCAGCAGTCCTTTGAGATGTATGTACTTAAAACAGAAGATTCTCTTTTAAGGGAATGGCTGCTAATCACAGCCTTGAAACTCTTAACAATCTGGTTTAACAATCAAAAGCTGGAGGCTGTGCTACATTTTGGCCACAGCTgtagatttttgttgtttgcatATGTGTACCttgcacaggaagaaaaaaccctcaTGTCACAACCCAGCTGGTCACATACCACAGACAGAAGGCACTGCACTGGGGGAAGGGGCAGATTCACACCTCAGCTCActtgctgcagagctctccaaGCCTCCCTCCCCAAGCATGCAGAAATACAGCTGCAACAATAAAAccctcacctgcagccagcactgcagaaaaagcaCATGTCTACATGTGCCTGGGAGTTCAGTTTTCAGCACTGACCCCTCCacacaaaaatttaaataccATGTAAGTGTACTCTGCAGAATTCCACATCATCCACATAAACCAACTCCAGGGAAGAGACAAACACTAATCTTTAGGGTCCTAAGCCTTATTGCAATGTAGCTGAACTCTTAAGGGAAGACTCCACCAGAAGGCTGTAATCACTCCTCCAGCACTACTCCTTCTGCCACAAAAGTTAACAGTAAAGCTTCCTTTTTCTATAGAAATTCCTTAATATATTATTCAGAATAATATGTTACTAAAAGTAGGAATCTTTGTGTCCTTTAGCCTACAAAGCTtagaaaacaagtttttttaaaaccagaaaccCTTATGAAATGACCTACAgctcttcactgaaaaaaaacaagtatgCAAGTGATCTGCAAGAATGCAATAGTTAAACAAGCACAAGCAGCCATATTTTGCTCCATAAGGAAGTTCACCTGCCAGTAAGCAGGAGGCTCTTCCTTTGAACTCACTTCCCAAAATCTGCAGAAAGGCCCATAGTATAAGAGAATCAAATATCCACCATTTTTTCTATTGTAATGAACTACACAAAAGCCTTGTTTTTATGCAACCACTAAAGACACTGAAACTGTCTCAAAGACATTTTACAGCAAGAAACATTAAGCTACAGCTACTAGAACTCCCAAAGGTCAGTGATCTGTAGGCTCACACTGCCAGGTACCATCTCAGGTTCAGCCTTACGTGCTTCCCAAGAGTCGCCATGCTGACTTCCACAGATTAACTCGTCTGGATAGAGAGACCAGGCCTTGTGGGGGGGAATAACCCCACAAAACCTTGCTCACAGCCTAACACAAAACAAGTAATTCTGAGTTTAACCTCATACAAGCTCGGCGTTTTGCTGTCGGCCAGCACACCCAGCGCTGTCTCCCTGCGCAGCGCACCTGGGCCCGGCCCGCGCAGCGCTCGGGTTACGGAGCCGGGGAACGCACCGACCTCCCGCAGGTAACACCCACCGTGTGGGACACGGCAGCGGCTCCCGCTCGGCCGGGGAAACACGCGGGGCAGCCGCGCCCAGCATCCGGGCCCGAGCCGGGCCGAGGGCAGCCCTACCTCCTCCCGCAGCGCCCGCTCCTGGTCCACCTCCCGCTGCAGCCGTCCCGCCCGCTCCTCGGCCGCGTCcgcctgctcctgcaggctgcgGATCTTCCTGCGCACGGCCTCCAGCGAGCTCATCGCCGCCATGCCCGCCGCTCGCCCAGCCCGCGCCGCTCCCTCcgcccgccgcagccccggAACTCCCCCCGCGCCTCAGCGCTGCGGGGCGGGGCTGCGGCACCGGCTGCgagcggagcgcggcggggcggggacgGACGGTGGGCGGCCGGCCTGaggaggggccgggccgggccgggcctgAACCGGGATGGGCCAGTCCTGAACCGGGATGGGCCGGTCGTGGCAGTGAATGGGCCAGTCCTGAACCGGGATGCGCCGGTCGTGGCAGTGAATGGGCCGGCCCTGATGCGGTGCGACCGGAGATGGGGCAGTCCGGCCCACGATGGGCCGCTCCCGGCGAGGCTGGGCCGATCGTGGCTGGGGATGGCCGGGCCGATCGTGGCCGGGGCTGGGCCGCTCCTTGCCGGCCGTGCCCGGTGGATGTGCCGCTCCTTGCCGGGGCTGTGGCCGGGGCTGGGCCGCTCCTTGCCGGCCGTGCCCGGTGGATGTGCCGCTCCTGCCGGGGCCGTGCCCGGTGGATGTGCCGCACCTTGCCGGGGCTGTGGCCGGGGCTGGGCCGCTCCTTGCCGGCCGTGCCCGGTGGATGTGCCGCTCCTGCCGGGGCCGTGCCCGGTGGATGTGCCGCTCCTGCCGGGGCTGGGCCGCTCCTTGCCGGCCGTGCCCGGTGGATGTGCCGGGCCGGCAGCGCCTCCTCGCGGCACAGCCCGCCATTCCCGCGGACCGGACCGGACCGGACCGGACCGGGTCAATACCCACCTTTCCCCCCGCAAACATCATAAAATGACATCGAGCAACCCGCCAGATGCTGCCGCACCCGGCCTGGCtcctgggcaggggagagggggctgcagctgccccctcCCAGGTGGGGTGGCCCCGGGGATGATGTGCCTGCTTTTTGGGAGATGAGTCCTACCGGACAGGTAAGATTTTCTCGTCCCAGTGAAAGGCGTGTCCGTCCCAGCGAGCCGAcactccctccctgcctctgccctttTCCTAAGGCTTGGAACTATCCAAACTAATAAGGAAAATACTGGGTCGACTGCAATGCCCCAAAACACACTCTGCATTGCCAACAAATTAAATACTTCCCTAAACTGTCAGATGTATTCCATGCATACAAATAAATAAGGCATTTTCCTCGATGAAAACGAGCCAGACACTCTCCCTCCACCTGAGGGAAGACTGCAAATAAAATTGCCCTCATTTAGCTTCCAAACACTTTTCCAGCAGGGGAAAATGTCCTGAAAATTGACACGGGGATCAGTTAGGAAGATCCTTAGTTTCAGAACAGGCATCTAGCAGCATTTCTCCTGCCTTCGTCCTAGGCAAGCTATTTCCAAATAGTCTGCATACTTTTCCATATAAGGAATATCTCCCCCGAATCTATATGTGGTTCCTTTGAACAAGCTACAGAAATGTCCTGCTAGGAAGCTGCCTCTCCTCCGGCAGCCATGCACAGAGCAGACATCTGATCCATATTATACACGGGTCCGTCTCCCCTGCTCTTTGAACACTTCTGTCTGTTAAGTTCCTGGGTTCTCTTTCAAAGCTGTGTAACTTATTGCCATACTGAAGCTAAActcttttttaattcttcattccttttagaagtaaaataagtaaaaataacaACTTTCATGCCAAGTTGTTGTTtgtaacattttcatttctggaaGTATCCTTCCTCCCCCTGAAATacaattctttctttctttgtggcAAATCCATTTCATTATGGCTTTGAGGCTGACTTTTAAAGCTGAGCTATAGGAAAAGGAGGGTCATTGCTTTGGAAATACTGTAGTTTCATCACTCCTGTAATTTAGAACTGAGATTTACTCCAGGAGAATTGAATTGTCCAACAGCAGCAATAGAGACCAGGACCTTAACTGCACAGACCATATACTCTTATGGTTCCTTGCATGCGATCCATTAAATGCATGTCAGGGACAGACAGGTGGGTGGGATGAGGGCCTGGAAGAGGCACAAGCTCTTGACTTATTACCATATAAAGTGCTGAGCTATATATATCTCTCAGCTTGCTCCCAGGATCCCTGTCCCATGAACTTGCAAAACTAGCAAGTATCATCTTCcggatttaaaaaaaaaaaacaaaaaaagccaacaaaaaacAGGAGAGGACCTTTTATCTCAGAGACCAGTGAGCTAAACCAGTATCTACCAGCAGATCAGACACATGCATGCCTAGGAACAGCTCTCTTGAAAACAGAACTAGCAGCCCTTGCTCTTCTGGATCTCCCTCACCTGTACCTACTCACTATTAACTCTCTGCTTCTGTTCCACTATCAAGACAGTGTTGTTCCAGCCTGAGCCATTTTACCCATCACCTGAATAGATAAATCACCATTTCTTTACTTCCATATCTAGAGTGGCAAGTACACATGAAAAGCACAAGTGAGCAGAAACCCAATCAGACGCCTCTGATAGTGTGCAAACCCCATGCAGGGAGGCAGTGCTGTGtttcccacctccctgcccaggaggTGCCTGGACCCTGCCTTCAGCAAAGCTTTGCACTGCTGCTGAGTAGGAGTCCAGGCTGTCCTGAGCAGAGGGAGTGTGTGGTTTCTCTGTCAGCCTTGTGGTGAAAGGGATGGGGTAACTTACATCCGTGGCCTTTTTGTCAGCCAGTTCCAACTTTTCTTGTGCATCTTTAAGGGACTCGGAGTATTTGTCCAGCTCATCCTCAGTGGCCTTCAGCTTCTTTTGTAGAGCCACCAGCTCATCCTCCAGCTGTGATGTGGGTGGAAAGTGGTGGAGAGGGGAGGGCGGGCAGGAAAAGGTGCAGCAGGCAGCGTGATCGTGCAAACGGAGAGGTGCGAGTGCAGAAGGGACAGAAAAggacagacagagagagaaagaaggagagacAGTTAGATCCTCTTTGCTTGCAGCAAGGGCACAATACCTTGGCAGCATTCTCCTCTGCGGAGAGGAGGCTGTCCTCAGACTTGTGTAGCTCTTCCAGCACTTGGTCCCTTGTATCCTCCGTCCCACGCAATTGTTTTTCCAATTGCACAATGTCATCCTCTAACTAGGTGCACAAGAGGAAATATAACGCACAAATATGTTTCTCCCTTGGCTTAGAAAactgtgaaattaatttataaatcaCTCTCactttctccctcctccttcagGATCTCCCAGAAACGTGCAAACAATGTGTCCCCTCCCTGAATCGAATAACGCCCAAGATGTAAATGAGGGGGATTGGAGAAGGACAAAAAAGTGGGGCAGGAGTCCGGAGAAGGGCGGGAGGGCAGCTGGAATCGGACACATCTGCCGAGTGATGCTGGAGTGGGCGAACACAGCTTGAACCGTCCTTTGCCAAATGGCTGCACATCTGTCCAGCGCTAACCAggtgctctgggcagcctctcTAAGCTCTCTGTCCCCTGTGACAAAGGCACAGAGGTCATGCAGCTGTCCCAGGGCGCTGCTCCCCAGCTGAAATGGTGGGGACGGGGGAGCCTCCCAGGAACCTCCAGCCGGCTGAAGCTCTGCCTTAGGGAAAGTTCAACCAGTTCTGCAGGGGCGCGGGGGTGGGATTTAACAAAGTATGGCGAGAGGGGGAAgaagaggggaggaggaggaaaaaaaaaaaagtatagtCTGGAAAGATTTGCGCCCCGGCGCTGGCTGCGCCCGGGCCCTCGGTGCAGACCTGCTTGCTTCTCTCCTCCGCTGCCTTCTTGTCCGCTTCGGCTTGCTCAGCTCTGTCCAAGGCGTTCTCCTTGTCCAGCTTCAGCATCTGCATCTTCTTCTTGATGGCATCCATGGTGGCGGTGGGCTAGGGCGCGTCCCCGCGCGGACTTGTCGGAAAGAAGCGCTCGGGAGGTGGCGGGACAGCCGCGGGTCCGGGCGCAGGATCCGCGGGAGCGGAGTGCGGCGGGGCTGATCCGGGCCGAGTGCGGGCGGCGGGCAGGGAGCGCCTCACAGATATGTACTTTCCCAGGGGGCTGACTGCATTCCTCAAGACATCCAATACTTTTTTGGAaagggcttttttctttttcccctccctcctcttttcGTCCCTACCCCTTTCCCTCTCTCACTGCCCCCGCcgggtttttttgggaggcACAGCCTTCCCATTCGCTGCCGCCTGCCATTTGACCGCAGATATGACTATATATGGGATGCGATGAGCGAGGTAAGGCGGGGGAGCAATTTGTTCCCATTTCCAAATAGGCAGAACAGGACATTTCGCTGCTActcctgggaggaaaaaaaaaaaaaaaaaaaaaaggcagcaagcCGGAGCGCGGGGAGCGGAGGAGACGGGGCAGGACTTCTGGGTGACACCAGTGCCGTGCTGGAGCCGTCCCCAGCCGTGGAAATCAatctgtcctgcagcaggagggtggCGGAGCCGATGGCATCAGGCAGGGGagcgcggggctgcggggcggcAGGACGGGCAGGAAGGGGTTAACCGCATGCACGGGGGGAATGACCGCGCTGGGAGAAATTCCCCGGagccaggggagagcaggagaggggggAGACTGCCGAGAGTATCCCCAGCTGTGAGGAGAAAGCCGGGGCAGGGAACCCAGCTCCAGAGGTGACTCGCACCCTTTCGTAATGCCAGCGAGGGACAGCAGCACATAGACAATTAACAAAATTACATATAATTAAGTGGAAACCTATTTAATTCACTTCTGGCATGTCTCTCAGTCTCATCAGCAGAGTGAGCAAGACACAACACGTTGTCCTCAGGACACACGCTGCCTTGTGCAGTGTAGAAATACAGGGATGTGCATGAGTCCCACAGGATGTGGGCtgcacaaagagaaaattagGCAGCCTCTTTGTCTGCATTCAACACTTGGAGCAGAAAATTCCTCCCTGGTGCTGTCAGTGGATCAGTTGGACTGATGTTACTTCGCAGGAGGAGGGAATGTTCTACACCTTCTGGCCCATGGTACCTGCCAGGGCTGTTAAGGGCTGGGTTtgcaaag comes from the Oenanthe melanoleuca isolate GR-GAL-2019-014 chromosome 10, OMel1.0, whole genome shotgun sequence genome and includes:
- the TPM1 gene encoding tropomyosin alpha-1 chain isoform X14, translating into MDAIKKKMQMLKLDKENALDRAEQAEADKKAAEERSKQLEDELVALQKKLKATEDELDKYSESLKDAQEKLELADKKATDAESEVASLNRRIQLVEEELDRAQERLATALQKLEEAEKAADESERGMKVIENRAQKDEEKMEIQEIQLKEAKHIAEEADRKYEEVARKLVIIESDLERAEERAELSESKCAELEEELKTVTNNLKSLEAQAEKYSQKEDKYEEEIKVLTDKLKEAETRAEFAERSVTKLEKSIDDLEDNFLCFSSPKTSSSGWINHLSKLWMFHGFLVLSSSLVDSSSITCLRTCSVCALLYRNYISQCKINIPAVSLLLFLCLLLI
- the TPM1 gene encoding tropomyosin alpha-1 chain isoform X1, with protein sequence MDAIKKKMQMLKLDKENALDRAEQAEADKKAAEERSKQLEDDIVQLEKQLRGTEDTRDQVLEELHKSEDSLLSAEENAAKAESEVASLNRRIQLVEEELDRAQERLATALQKLEEAEKAADESERGMKVIENRAQKDEEKMEIQEIQLKEAKHIAEEADRKYEEVARKLVIIESDLERAEERAELSESKCAELEEELKTVTNNLKSLEAQAEKYSQKEDKYEEEIKVLTDKLKEAETRAEFAERSVTKLEKSIDDLEEKVAHAKEENLNMHQMLDQTLLELNNM
- the TPM1 gene encoding tropomyosin alpha-1 chain isoform X2 — protein: MDAIKKKMQMLKLDKENALDRAEQAEADKKAAEERSKQLEDELVALQKKLKATEDELDKYSESLKDAQEKLELADKKATDAESEVASLNRRIQLVEEELDRAQERLATALQKLEEAEKAADESERGMKVIENRAQKDEEKMEIQEIQLKEAKHIAEEADRKYEEVARKLVIIESDLERAEERAELSESKCAELEEELKTVTNNLKSLEAQAEKYSQKEDKYEEEIKVLTDKLKEAETRAEFAERSVTKLEKSIDDLEEKVAHAKEENLNMHQMLDQTLLELNNM
- the TPM1 gene encoding tropomyosin alpha-1 chain isoform X5 encodes the protein MDAIKKKMQMLKLDKENALDRAEQAEADKKAAEERSKQLEDDIVQLEKQLRGTEDTRDQVLEELHKSEDSLLSAEENAAKAESEVASLNRRIQLVEEELDRAQERLATALQKLEEAEKAADESERGMKVIENRAQKDEEKMEIQEIQLKEAKHIAEEADRKYEEVARKLVIIESDLERAEERAELSESQVRQLEEQLRIMDQTLKALMAAEDKYSQKEDKYEEEIKVLTDKLKEAETRAEFAERSVTKLEKSIDDLEEKVAHAKEENLNMHQMLDQTLLELNNM
- the TPM1 gene encoding tropomyosin alpha-1 chain isoform X25, which encodes MAAMSSLEAVRRKIRSLQEQADAAEERAGRLQREVDQERALREEAESEVASLNRRIQLVEEELDRAQERLATALQKLEEAEKAADESERGMKVIENRAQKDEEKMEIQEIQLKEAKHIAEEADRKYEEVARKLVIIESDLERAEERAELSESKCAELEEELKTVTNNLKSLEAQAEKYSQKEDKYEEEIKVLTDKLKEAETRAEFAERSVTKLEKSIDDLEDNFLCFSSPKTSSSGWINHLSKLWMFHGFLVLSSSLVDSSSITCLRTCSVCALLYRNYISQCKINIPAVSLLLFLCLLLI
- the TPM1 gene encoding tropomyosin alpha-1 chain isoform X9, translated to MAAMSSLEAVRRKIRSLQEQADAAEERAGRLQREVDQERALREEAESEVASLNRRIQLVEEELDRAQERLATALQKLEEAEKAADESERGMKVIENRAQKDEEKMEIQEIQLKEAKHIAEEADRKYEEVARKLVIIESDLERAEERAELSESKCAELEEELKTVTNNLKSLEAQAEKYSQKEDKYEEEIKVLTDKLKEAETRAEFAERSVTKLEKSIDDLEEKVAHAKEENLNMHQMLDQTLLELNNM
- the TPM1 gene encoding tropomyosin alpha-1 chain isoform X7 — translated: MDAIKKKMQMLKLDKENALDRAEQAEADKKAAEERSKQLEDDIVQLEKQLRGTEDTRDQVLEELHKSEDSLLSAEENAAKAESEVASLNRRIQLVEEELDRAQERLATALQKLEEAEKAADESERGMKVIENRAQKDEEKMEIQEIQLKEAKHIAEEADRKYEEVARKLVIIESDLERAEERAELSESKCAELEEELKTVTNNLKSLEAQAEKYSQKEDKYEEEIKVLTDKLKEAETRAEFAERSVTKLEKSIDDLEDELYAQKLKYKAISEELDHALNDMTSM
- the TPM1 gene encoding tropomyosin alpha-1 chain isoform X21, whose amino-acid sequence is MDAIKKKMQMLKLDKENALDRAEQAEADKKAAEERSKQLEDELVALQKKLKATEDELDKYSESLKDAQEKLELADKKATDAESEVASLNRRIQLVEEELDRAQERLATALQKLEEAEKAADESERGMKVIENRAQKDEEKMEIQEIQLKEAKHIAEEADRKYEEVARKLVIIESDLERAEERAELSESQVRQLEEQLRIMDQTLKALMAAEDKYSQKEDKYEEEIKVLTDKLKEAETRAEFAERSVTKLEKSIDDLEDNFLCFSSPKTSSSGWINHLSKLWMFHGFLVLSSSLVDSSSITCLRTCSVCALLYRNYISQCKINIPAVSLLLFLCLLLI
- the TPM1 gene encoding tropomyosin alpha-1 chain isoform X23, which encodes MAAMSSLEAVRRKIRSLQEQADAAEERAGRLQREVDQERALREEAESEVASLNRRIQLVEEELDRAQERLATALQKLEEAEKAADESERGMKVIENRAQKDEEKMEIQEIQLKEAKHIAEEADRKYEEVARKLVIIESDLERAEERAELSESKCAELEEELKTVTNNLKSLEAQAEKYSQKEDKYEEEIKVLTDKLKEAETRAEFAERSVTKLEKSIDDLEDQLYQQLEQNSRLTNELKLALNED
- the TPM1 gene encoding tropomyosin alpha-1 chain isoform X13; translation: MAAMSSLEAVRRKIRSLQEQADAAEERAGRLQREVDQERALREEAESEVASLNRRIQLVEEELDRAQERLATALQKLEEAEKAADESERGMKVIENRAQKDEEKMEIQEIQLKEAKHIAEEADRKYEEVARKLVIIESDLERAEERAELSESKCAELEEELKTVTNNLKSLEAQAEKYSQKEDKYEEEIKVLTDKLKEAETRAEFAERSVTKLEKSIDDLEDELYAQKLKYKAISEELDHALNDMTSM